In one Podarcis muralis chromosome 7, rPodMur119.hap1.1, whole genome shotgun sequence genomic region, the following are encoded:
- the ZFP36 gene encoding mRNA decay activator protein ZFP36 codes for MSSILDVNTIFQNLRNLSLSEDQDMPSSRRDSACSLDTPYSSGDSSQLWPLRSHWSPGSEQQLRPLSEPARRPPLRPDRSISLIEGSKALPPPPPGFPPLKLPSLAAAPLSSRYKTELCRTFSETGKCKYGAKCQFAHGAAELRTVSRHPKYKTELCHKFYIHGECPYGSRCHFIHSIEEAQACSPSSSSPQLLRQSVSYSGVPAGRRSSPLHGLPDPASFARAPSVSPPPAPADLLSPTFGHLNSDPISRFHTLGEALAIPASGGCCSCRCGKSASLSGPLQTHHRDLFSAAPGTPTSAAASANLPRTPSSNSLSDPDCYSSSSSLSGSDSPVFDFHAPSGPVGSSNRLPIFNRISVSE; via the exons ATGAGCTCCATCTTGGACGTCAACACCATCTTCCAG AACCTGCGTAACCTGTCGCTGAGCGAGGACCAGGACATGCCCTCCTCGCGCCGCGACTCCGCCTGTTCCCTGGACACGCCCTACAGCAGTGGGGACTCCTCCCAGCTGTGGCCACTTCGCAGCCACTGGAGCCCCGGCTCGGAGCAGCAGTTGCGCCCCCTCAGCGAGCCCGCCCGCCGCCCGCCTTTGCGGCCCGACCGCTCAATCAGCCTCATCGAGGGCAGCAAGgcgctgccgcctcctcctccgggcttCCCTCCCCTCAAGCTGCCCTCGCTGGCGGCAGCGCCACTCTCTTCCCGCTACAAGACGGAGCTGTGCCGCACCTTCAGCGAGACGGGCAAGTGCAAGTACGGGGCCAAGTGCCAGTTTGCCCACGGCGCGGCCGAGCTGCGCACGGTCAGCCGCCACCCCAAGTACAAGACGGAGCTGTGCCACAAGTTCTACATCCATGGCGAGTGCCCCTACGGCTCCCGCTGCCACTTCATCCACTCCATCGAGGAGGCGCAGGCCTGCTCGCCGTCCTCGTCGTCGCCGCAGCTCCTGCGCCAGAGCGTCAGTTACTCCGGGGTGCCCGCCGGGCGACGCTCTTCCCCTCTGCACGGACTCCCCGACCCGGCCTCCTTTGCCCGGGCGCCGTCCGTCTCGCCACCTCCGGCCCCGGCCGACCTCCTCTCCCCGACATTCGGGCACCTGAACTCAGATCCCATCTCTCGCTTCCACACGCTGGGGGAAGCCCTGGCCATCCCAGCCTCCGGGGGGTGCTGTTCGTGCCGCTGCGGCAAGTCAGCCAGCTTGTCCGGCCCTCTCCAGACCCACCACCGGGACCTCTTCTCCGCTGCTCCGGGGACGCCGACCTCTGCGGCCGCTTCCGCCAACCTGCCCCGGACGCCTTCCTCCAACTCCCTCTCCGACCCCGACTGCTACAGCAGCTCCAGCAGCCTGAGCGGTTCCGACTCGCCCGTCTTTGACTTCCACGCCCCCAGCGGGCCTGTGGGGAGCAGCAACCGGCTCCCCATCTTCAACCGAATCTCCGTCTCCGAGTGA